The Opitutaceae bacterium genome window below encodes:
- a CDS encoding mandelate racemase/muconate lactonizing enzyme family protein, translated as MKITKVTTHLLTTRWTDDPFFPNALHSTAIFRIETDTGLDGLGEATWGYFAPDAVPALVDYFRPVLLGRDPLDLTAVTRAMLNDSVWWARSGAGRSVISGLELALWDLKGKALGVPVYQLLGGKVRDAIPVYASGGPSLWPMDQTVRKIEHYAGLGYRAVKLSTGFYEWPASSQPGHQTRMKPVPFQHAQKLDRLTELFTRLRREFGADIDLAIDGHQGGVPNPIPVSEAVAIAEALAPYRLRFYEEPLAYTNIDGYVELRNRSQIPIAGGESLCGLDQFHDLIARGCVHVIQPDIGFVGGLQETVRVVHHAEASNLSTAIHTGASMGPSLAASWHLAAASHSVDWLEHVQAASTIQRAIMMDPFGVNEGRVGLPTSPGLGVSLTTETLERFRFVPSSGERT; from the coding sequence GTGAAAATCACCAAGGTCACCACGCACCTGCTCACAACGCGCTGGACCGACGATCCGTTTTTCCCGAACGCGCTCCATTCCACCGCGATCTTCCGGATCGAGACCGACACCGGGCTCGACGGCCTCGGCGAAGCCACCTGGGGCTACTTCGCTCCGGATGCGGTCCCTGCCTTGGTCGACTATTTCCGGCCGGTGCTGCTCGGCCGCGATCCGCTCGACCTCACCGCGGTCACACGCGCGATGCTCAATGACTCCGTCTGGTGGGCCCGCTCCGGCGCCGGCAGGAGCGTCATCTCCGGCCTTGAGCTCGCGCTGTGGGACCTCAAGGGCAAGGCTCTCGGCGTCCCCGTTTATCAGCTTCTCGGTGGCAAGGTCCGCGATGCGATTCCGGTTTATGCCTCGGGAGGTCCGTCGCTCTGGCCCATGGACCAAACCGTCCGCAAGATCGAACATTACGCGGGGCTCGGCTACCGCGCGGTGAAACTCTCAACCGGTTTCTACGAGTGGCCGGCGTCATCCCAGCCTGGCCACCAGACGCGCATGAAGCCCGTGCCGTTCCAGCACGCGCAGAAGCTCGACCGGCTCACCGAGCTGTTCACGCGTCTGCGGCGCGAGTTCGGCGCCGACATCGACCTCGCGATCGACGGCCACCAGGGCGGTGTGCCGAATCCCATCCCGGTCAGCGAGGCCGTCGCCATCGCCGAGGCGCTCGCACCGTACCGCCTGCGCTTCTACGAGGAGCCGCTGGCTTACACGAACATCGACGGCTACGTCGAACTGCGCAACCGCTCGCAGATCCCGATCGCCGGCGGCGAGAGCCTCTGCGGCCTCGACCAGTTCCACGACTTGATCGCTCGCGGCTGCGTGCATGTCATCCAGCCGGACATCGGCTTCGTCGGCGGTCTGCAGGAAACCGTCCGTGTCGTCCATCACGCCGAGGCATCGAATCTTTCAACCGCCATCCACACCGGCGCGTCCATGGGTCCGTCCCTCGCAGCGTCCTGGCATCTCGCAGCCGCGTCGCATTCAGTCGACTGGCTCGAGCACGTCCAGGCTGCCTCTACGATCCAGCGGGCAATCATGATGGATCCGTTTGGCGTGAACGAGGGCAGGGTCGGCCTCCCAACCTCGCCTGGCCTTGGAGTCAGCCTTACGACCGAAACATTGGAGCGATTCCGCTTTGTTCCCAGCTCGGGCGAACGCACCTGA